One genomic segment of Nitrosopumilus sp. includes these proteins:
- the hemC gene encoding hydroxymethylbilane synthase — MKYVVGARGSQLSVAQTNWVISELKKANPDSEFEIKTITTKGDTDARPLFTIDQKGIFEKEVDKAVSQNEIDFAVHSLKDVPSQIDERLTLACIPKREVVNDVFISTDNSTLDTIKSGSVIGTSSLRRAVQISRIRSDVKVKPIRGNIETRIRKVNGENYDAVVLAQAGISRLGLDVKYSQLPIDDFSPSPGQGAIAIVARIDDSQTISMLKLIEDSNSRFEIEAERALSDFVDSGCRFPVGAYAKSNGSEITLDVKAFSVDGKKSLHVKKSGDKTNPEFIGKSAGEELREQGINDLALNWREKVEEWNNL, encoded by the coding sequence TTGAAGTATGTAGTAGGTGCACGTGGTAGCCAATTATCAGTTGCACAAACAAACTGGGTAATTTCGGAATTAAAAAAAGCAAATCCTGATTCTGAATTTGAAATTAAAACCATCACAACAAAGGGTGATACTGATGCACGACCACTCTTTACAATTGATCAAAAAGGAATCTTTGAAAAAGAGGTTGATAAAGCCGTATCTCAAAATGAAATTGATTTTGCAGTTCATAGTCTCAAAGATGTTCCATCACAAATAGATGAAAGATTAACTTTGGCATGCATTCCAAAACGAGAAGTAGTCAATGATGTTTTTATCTCAACAGATAATTCAACTCTTGATACTATCAAATCTGGATCTGTTATAGGAACTAGTTCACTTAGACGTGCTGTACAAATTTCTAGAATTAGATCTGATGTTAAAGTAAAACCAATTCGTGGAAATATTGAGACCCGGATTAGAAAAGTTAATGGTGAAAATTATGATGCAGTTGTTCTTGCACAGGCTGGAATATCTAGATTGGGACTGGATGTAAAATACTCTCAACTGCCCATTGATGATTTTTCTCCCTCTCCAGGACAAGGGGCAATAGCTATTGTTGCACGTATTGATGATTCTCAAACCATTTCCATGCTAAAATTAATTGAAGATTCTAATTCAAGATTTGAGATAGAGGCAGAACGTGCTTTATCTGACTTTGTTGATTCTGGTTGTAGGTTTCCTGTAGGTGCATATGCAAAATCAAATGGATCCGAGATTACACTTGATGTGAAAGCATTCTCAGTTGATGGGAAAAAATCATTGCATGTGAAAAAATCTGGTGATAAAACAAATCCTGAATTTATTGGAAAGAGTGCAGGAGAAGAACTTCGTGAACAGGGAATAAATGATCTTGCATTAAATTGGAGAGAAAAAGTAGAGGAGTGGAATAATTTATGA
- the cobA gene encoding uroporphyrinogen-III C-methyltransferase produces the protein MTGKVYLVGAGPGDSKLITLRAVELLQKADVVLYDRLVSKKIISMIPKSAEKIYVGRAVGDDTTHQNSTNDLMVKYAKSRKNIVRLKGGDPIIFGRGGEEAEFLKENKVKYEIVPGITSGIGSATYAGIPLTHRKFASSVVFVTGHEDPEKKTEVVKWKRLAKSVDTIVIMMGLSRIDIICKQLIAGGMDKNTPVAVIQNGTTPKQKMIKGTVSNIAKKIKENKITPPTNIIIGKVVDLSDIIGWK, from the coding sequence ATGACTGGAAAAGTGTATCTTGTTGGAGCAGGACCTGGAGACAGTAAACTAATTACTTTGCGAGCAGTAGAATTACTCCAAAAGGCAGATGTTGTCTTGTATGACAGATTGGTAAGCAAAAAAATTATTTCAATGATTCCAAAGTCTGCAGAAAAAATCTATGTGGGAAGAGCAGTAGGTGATGATACTACTCATCAAAACTCTACAAATGATTTGATGGTAAAATATGCAAAATCTAGAAAAAATATTGTTAGACTAAAGGGTGGTGACCCAATTATCTTTGGACGTGGTGGTGAAGAGGCAGAATTTCTTAAAGAAAACAAAGTAAAGTATGAAATTGTTCCTGGAATTACTTCTGGAATTGGTTCTGCAACTTATGCAGGAATTCCTCTTACTCATAGAAAATTTGCATCTTCGGTAGTATTTGTAACTGGACATGAGGATCCTGAAAAGAAAACCGAAGTTGTAAAATGGAAAAGACTAGCAAAATCAGTTGATACCATAGTAATCATGATGGGGCTATCTCGAATTGATATTATTTGCAAGCAACTTATTGCTGGGGGTATGGATAAAAATACGCCTGTGGCTGTGATTCAGAATGGTACTACCCCTAAACAAAAAATGATCAAAGGAACTGTTTCTAATATTGCAAAAAAGATCAAAGAAAATAAAATCACCCCTCCTACAAACATCATAATTGGTAAAGTAGTTGATTTATCTGATATAATAGGATGGAAATAG
- a CDS encoding uroporphyrinogen-III synthase has protein sequence MLDGKIIAITRSEDDASEFIELANQNNATPIALPTIELVSKGEKIVDEFLEAIQNYDPDYSVFMSSKAVKLLFDTARKVGKLEKLQLAVANTNVMSVGPKTTVALEQEGIKVNHQPTTFSSVGVGEEFTQLNVVGKKVIVPRSGASTPFLKELLDKIGIDVMEIHLYDVCSFRDTTQWNGFRELFSQNKIDGVIFTSASSVRGFFDIMSKDYDENSLLEHLAKLSVVSIGPFTSDELKKFKVKNTVAEVHTVAGAFDAIKNTLTA, from the coding sequence ATGCTGGATGGAAAGATAATCGCAATTACTCGCTCAGAAGATGATGCCTCAGAGTTCATAGAACTTGCAAACCAAAACAATGCAACCCCAATTGCATTGCCAACAATTGAGCTAGTTAGTAAGGGTGAAAAAATTGTCGATGAATTTTTAGAAGCAATTCAAAACTATGATCCTGACTATTCTGTTTTTATGAGCTCAAAGGCAGTCAAACTATTATTTGATACTGCACGAAAAGTCGGAAAACTGGAGAAACTACAATTGGCAGTTGCAAACACAAATGTGATGTCAGTTGGTCCAAAGACTACAGTTGCCTTAGAGCAAGAGGGTATCAAAGTAAATCATCAACCAACGACTTTTTCATCAGTAGGAGTTGGTGAGGAATTCACACAGCTCAATGTAGTTGGAAAAAAAGTAATTGTTCCACGTAGTGGTGCATCAACTCCATTTCTTAAGGAATTACTTGACAAGATTGGAATTGATGTTATGGAAATTCATCTTTATGATGTTTGCTCCTTTAGAGACACAACTCAATGGAATGGATTCAGAGAATTATTCTCACAAAACAAAATAGATGGTGTGATATTTACTAGTGCATCATCAGTTAGAGGCTTTTTTGATATAATGTCAAAAGACTATGATGAGAATTCCTTACTTGAGCATCTAGCAAAATTATCTGTAGTGTCTATTGGACCATTTACCTCAGATGAGCTAAAAAAATTCAAAGTCAAAAATACTGTTGCAGAGGTCCATACTGTTGCAGGGGCATTTGATGCGATAAAAAATACATTGACTGCTTGA
- the sufB gene encoding Fe-S cluster assembly protein SufB: MATENLDMDYSKYDFKDSTELYVHLSKKGLSKETVISISKMKDEPQWMLDFRLRSFEIFMKKPMPTWGGDLSTIDFQNIYYYAKASDKVEKSWDDVPDNVKKTFDKLGIPEAEKKFLAGVGAQYESEVVYHSLREDLAKQGVLFLDTDAALKEHPEIFKKYFGKIIPPEDNKFAALNSAVWSGGSFIYIPPGVKVDMPLQAYFRINAENIGQFERTLIIADEGSEVHYIEGCTAPVYSSESLHSAVVELVAHKDAKLRYTTIQNWSSDVYNLVTKRAYAYEGATVEWIDGNIGSKLTMKYPGIYLMGERAYGETLSIAFAGKGQHQDTGAKMVHLAPNTTSKITSKSVSRLDGRSTYRGLLNVAKGATNVKATVRCDALLLDDTSKTDTYPYMEINQEDATITHEATVGKIGDEQIFYLMTRGFTEEEALSLIVNGFMEPFTKELPMEYAVELNRLIKLEMDDSVG, translated from the coding sequence ATGGCCACAGAAAATCTTGACATGGATTATTCAAAATATGATTTTAAAGACTCTACAGAGTTGTATGTCCACCTTAGTAAGAAAGGACTCTCAAAAGAGACAGTAATTAGCATCAGTAAAATGAAAGATGAGCCACAATGGATGCTTGATTTTAGGTTAAGATCATTTGAGATCTTTATGAAAAAACCAATGCCAACTTGGGGTGGAGATCTTAGTACTATTGATTTTCAAAATATTTACTATTATGCAAAAGCATCTGATAAAGTAGAGAAGAGCTGGGATGATGTTCCAGATAACGTCAAAAAAACATTTGACAAACTTGGAATCCCAGAAGCAGAAAAGAAATTCTTAGCAGGTGTTGGTGCACAATACGAATCTGAAGTTGTATATCACAGTCTACGAGAAGACTTGGCAAAACAAGGAGTTCTCTTTTTAGATACTGATGCAGCTCTCAAAGAACATCCTGAAATTTTCAAAAAATATTTCGGTAAAATTATTCCTCCCGAGGATAACAAATTTGCAGCACTAAACAGCGCAGTTTGGAGTGGTGGCTCATTTATCTACATCCCACCAGGTGTCAAAGTCGACATGCCTCTACAAGCATACTTTAGAATTAACGCTGAAAACATTGGACAATTTGAAAGAACTCTAATCATTGCAGATGAAGGTTCTGAAGTTCATTACATTGAAGGATGCACAGCTCCTGTTTATTCTTCTGAATCATTGCATTCAGCAGTTGTTGAGCTTGTTGCACACAAAGATGCAAAATTACGTTACACCACAATTCAGAATTGGAGTAGCGATGTCTATAATCTAGTTACAAAACGTGCTTATGCATATGAAGGTGCAACCGTTGAATGGATTGATGGAAACATTGGAAGTAAACTTACAATGAAATATCCTGGAATCTATTTGATGGGCGAGAGAGCATATGGTGAAACACTATCTATTGCCTTTGCAGGCAAAGGTCAACATCAAGATACAGGCGCAAAAATGGTTCATCTTGCACCAAATACAACATCCAAGATTACATCAAAATCTGTCAGCAGATTAGATGGACGTTCAACTTACAGAGGATTACTCAATGTTGCAAAAGGTGCTACAAATGTCAAAGCCACTGTAAGATGTGATGCATTGCTATTAGATGATACATCAAAAACTGATACTTATCCATACATGGAAATCAACCAAGAGGATGCAACTATTACTCACGAAGCAACAGTTGGAAAAATTGGAGATGAACAAATCTTCTATTTGATGACAAGAGGCTTTACTGAAGAAGAAGCATTATCGTTAATCGTTAATGGCTTTATGGAACCTTTCACCAAAGAACTACCAATGGAATATGCAGTTGAACTAAACAGACTCATCAAACTAGAAATGGATGACTCTGTGGGATAG
- the sufD gene encoding Fe-S cluster assembly protein SufD, with product MSQETLSKLNSSHIDEISSSRNEPDWLKDYRKNSLSIYSSLPIEMSPLYNKYTDAKKMDPEKVSLSNSTTETIPSFLEKRLSELQNEICVIQIGTNIHRINLPEDLKSKGLVISSISDAIKNNSELVKKALEASNSKDDKFTALNNAAFNSGVFIHIPRNLMLDKAIHFLTCLSEDGHSTISRNVIFADEGSKAIIVQEMYSPKIETQQAYLELLNTTLGANAQLDVTTLQMMDQNAVNFSTRRTDLGQDAKVNWYSGLFGSMLSRYRIDYFLNGSGASTNDSEVIFGNNEQSFDIQTNVNHESPSTEARVVEKSILRNKSKSLFKGMIRIKEHAAKSNSFLSGRSILLDKDAKSDAIPGLEIFTNDVKATHSASVAQIDEEQIFYLKTRCLSHEEAERTIVEGFLEPLSRKMSFQVRAWIAYLIESKWDNKELTINTDEELAKFVEIEETRYNEDSEIEQHYKYR from the coding sequence ATGTCTCAAGAAACTTTATCAAAACTTAACTCAAGCCACATTGATGAGATTTCTTCATCCCGCAATGAACCTGACTGGCTAAAAGATTATAGAAAAAATTCTCTCTCTATCTATTCTAGCCTCCCAATAGAAATGTCTCCTTTATACAACAAATACACTGATGCAAAAAAAATGGATCCTGAAAAAGTATCTCTGTCAAACTCTACAACTGAAACAATACCAAGCTTTCTTGAAAAAAGATTGTCAGAATTACAAAATGAAATATGTGTTATTCAAATTGGAACTAACATTCACCGAATCAATCTTCCTGAAGATCTAAAATCAAAAGGACTTGTAATATCTTCAATATCTGATGCAATCAAAAACAATTCAGAACTTGTTAAAAAAGCATTAGAAGCATCAAACTCTAAAGATGATAAATTTACAGCACTAAACAATGCAGCCTTTAATTCAGGCGTATTTATTCACATTCCACGTAACCTGATGTTGGATAAAGCAATTCATTTTTTGACTTGCCTCTCTGAGGATGGTCACTCTACAATATCTAGAAATGTAATTTTTGCCGATGAGGGTAGCAAAGCAATAATTGTACAAGAGATGTATTCCCCAAAGATTGAAACACAACAAGCATATCTTGAATTACTAAACACAACTCTTGGAGCAAATGCCCAACTAGATGTTACAACTTTACAGATGATGGATCAAAACGCTGTAAACTTTTCAACTCGTAGAACCGATTTGGGACAAGATGCCAAAGTTAATTGGTACTCTGGTTTGTTTGGTTCAATGTTGTCTAGATACAGGATAGACTATTTCCTTAATGGTTCTGGCGCATCAACTAATGATTCAGAAGTAATATTTGGAAATAATGAACAATCATTTGATATTCAAACCAATGTTAATCATGAAAGCCCATCTACTGAAGCTAGAGTAGTTGAGAAATCAATTTTGCGAAACAAATCAAAATCTCTTTTCAAGGGAATGATTAGGATTAAAGAACATGCTGCAAAATCTAACTCATTCTTGTCTGGTCGCTCTATTTTACTAGATAAAGATGCAAAATCTGACGCAATTCCAGGACTGGAAATCTTTACAAATGATGTAAAGGCAACTCACTCTGCATCAGTTGCCCAAATTGATGAAGAGCAAATATTCTATCTTAAAACTAGATGTCTAAGCCATGAGGAAGCAGAGAGAACCATTGTTGAAGGATTCTTAGAGCCACTGTCAAGAAAGATGTCATTTCAAGTTAGAGCATGGATTGCATATCTTATTGAATCTAAATGGGATAACAAAGAACTTACAATAAACACCGATGAAGAATTAGCAAAGTTTGTCGAAATTGAAGAGACAAGATATAACGAAGACTCTGAAATTGAGCAGCACTACAAGTATAGGTGA
- a CDS encoding Rieske (2Fe-2S) protein, translating into MSEWIKACKLDQVKEGQLFGFTHDDKKILLANQKGKIHATDLICTHADADLSTGILSEEGVRCPLHLSVFNLENGEPQNLPAEVALKVYNVKIDDNEIYVEV; encoded by the coding sequence TTGTCTGAATGGATAAAGGCTTGCAAATTAGACCAGGTAAAGGAAGGTCAGCTTTTTGGATTTACACATGATGATAAGAAAATACTTTTGGCAAATCAAAAGGGAAAAATTCATGCAACTGATTTGATTTGCACACATGCTGATGCTGATTTATCTACTGGAATTCTTAGTGAAGAAGGTGTAAGATGTCCATTACATCTCTCTGTTTTCAACTTGGAGAATGGAGAGCCACAAAATCTTCCAGCTGAAGTTGCACTCAAAGTATACAATGTTAAAATAGACGACAACGAAATTTATGTGGAGGTTTAA
- a CDS encoding cysteine desulfurase, with translation MQSQQSIFENLRKDFPILLRTVRDNKPLVYLDNASTTQKPNQVIDSITDYYQNHNANIHRAVYALAEEATEAYEQTRDKIAKFINIKDRQEIIFVRGTTEAINLVAYAWGRAHVKEGDIIVTTEYEHHSNIVPWQLLTQEKHAKLEYIGMNDDGELILDDLDKILATGKVKLVTFSLMSNVLGTITDAQKIIEKCKAAGVLALIDGAQAVPHMKVDIEKLGCDFFAFSGHKMLGPTGIGVLWVKKSVLETMNPFHGGGDMIREVHKYETTWNDLPYKFEAGTPNIADVVGLGAAIDYLTKIGMDNIREHEIELTKYAIEKLSQVKGLHIYGTKDISKRGGVISFNFADVHPHDVAQIIDEEGIAVRSGHHCAQVLMERLNVAATSRASFYIYNNHADVDALVNSLNTVARLFKL, from the coding sequence ATGCAAAGTCAACAATCAATTTTTGAAAATTTAAGAAAAGATTTTCCTATATTGTTAAGAACTGTTAGAGATAACAAACCACTAGTATATCTTGATAATGCATCAACTACACAAAAACCAAATCAAGTTATTGATTCTATTACTGATTACTATCAAAATCATAATGCTAACATCCACAGAGCAGTATATGCTTTAGCTGAAGAAGCTACAGAAGCTTATGAGCAAACCCGTGACAAGATTGCAAAATTCATTAACATAAAAGATCGTCAAGAAATTATCTTTGTAAGAGGTACAACTGAAGCAATTAATCTTGTTGCATATGCATGGGGAAGAGCCCATGTCAAAGAAGGTGACATTATTGTTACTACTGAATATGAACACCATAGCAATATTGTTCCATGGCAACTTCTTACTCAAGAAAAACATGCAAAACTAGAATACATTGGAATGAATGATGATGGAGAATTAATTCTAGATGATCTTGATAAAATACTCGCAACCGGAAAAGTAAAACTTGTAACTTTTAGTTTAATGTCCAATGTTTTGGGAACAATTACTGATGCCCAAAAAATCATTGAGAAATGTAAGGCAGCAGGAGTTTTGGCACTAATTGATGGCGCACAAGCAGTTCCTCACATGAAAGTTGATATTGAAAAACTAGGATGTGACTTTTTTGCATTTTCAGGTCATAAGATGCTAGGTCCTACAGGAATTGGTGTTTTGTGGGTAAAAAAATCTGTTTTAGAAACCATGAATCCATTCCATGGCGGTGGTGATATGATAAGAGAGGTTCACAAATACGAGACAACATGGAATGATTTGCCATACAAATTTGAAGCAGGAACCCCTAACATTGCTGACGTTGTAGGATTGGGGGCTGCAATTGACTATCTAACAAAGATTGGAATGGATAACATAAGAGAACATGAGATTGAATTGACTAAATATGCAATTGAAAAACTTTCACAAGTAAAAGGACTTCATATCTATGGAACCAAAGACATTTCAAAACGCGGAGGTGTGATTTCATTTAATTTTGCAGATGTTCATCCACACGATGTTGCACAAATCATTGATGAAGAAGGAATTGCAGTTAGATCTGGTCATCATTGTGCACAAGTACTAATGGAGAGATTAAATGTTGCAGCCACATCTAGGGCAAGCTTTTACATTTACAATAATCATGCCGATGTAGATGCACTGGTTAATTCATTAAATACTGTTGCGAGGCTGTTTAAACTATGA
- a CDS encoding iron-sulfur cluster assembly scaffold protein: MSSNADIYHEMIVDYSRNPINYGKIEDHDVTFHDSNPLCGDSIDIDMKIDDNKVSDIKFHGKGCAICIACSSVLTEITKGKSLDEVRKIEKNDVLSELGLEHLQAVRIKCALLSLKVLKSALYTYLGKHLKDSPDMDKLKEEAANLY; the protein is encoded by the coding sequence ATGAGTAGTAATGCCGATATTTATCATGAAATGATTGTTGATTATTCAAGAAATCCAATCAACTATGGAAAAATTGAAGATCATGATGTGACATTTCATGATTCAAATCCATTATGCGGTGATAGCATTGACATTGATATGAAAATTGATGATAACAAAGTAAGTGATATAAAATTTCATGGAAAAGGCTGTGCTATTTGCATTGCATGTTCCTCTGTTTTAACTGAAATTACAAAAGGCAAAAGTCTTGATGAAGTCAGAAAAATTGAGAAAAATGATGTTCTTAGTGAATTAGGTCTTGAACATCTCCAAGCGGTTAGAATAAAATGTGCTTTGTTATCATTGAAAGTTCTAAAATCTGCACTTTACACCTATCTTGGAAAGCATCTAAAAGATTCTCCTGATATGGATAAACTAAAAGAAGAGGCAGCCAATCTGTATTAG
- the pgk gene encoding phosphoglycerate kinase, with protein sequence MKVLTLDDFDLKGKTVFLRVDMNCPIDPDTLEISGTKRIEEAIETLQSLKDAKVVVASHQGRVGNNDYTGMDKHAKVLEKFMNKKIKYVEDTIGEAAQNAIKNLQDGDILLLDNLRLCAEENYEFKPENAAKTIMVTRLAKLFDLVVLDSFPSAHRSHPSIVGFAQVLPACAGRIVEREVRNLDEIMTVAKAPHVIVLGGSKVIDRLEAIKQLIQNGRADHVLLTGLIGNVFMRAQARIKSPLGIKREDEVVAKAHALIGEYPDVFATPVDIAIDKDGERIEMDVREMGKGDKIYDLGPKTVEYYSKLISGAGTVFFSGPAGFFEKERFRYGTKELLNAVANSMATTIVSGGHLTTALKQQGLADKIDHVSTAGGALVLYLTGEKLPMIKALEEAAIKYRSK encoded by the coding sequence GTGAAAGTACTCACACTAGATGATTTTGATCTAAAAGGCAAGACTGTTTTTTTGAGAGTCGATATGAATTGTCCAATTGATCCAGATACACTAGAAATTTCAGGTACTAAAAGAATCGAAGAGGCAATTGAGACATTGCAATCTCTTAAAGATGCCAAAGTTGTAGTAGCGTCTCACCAAGGAAGAGTTGGAAACAATGATTATACAGGAATGGACAAACATGCAAAAGTTCTTGAAAAATTTATGAATAAAAAAATAAAATATGTTGAAGATACAATTGGAGAAGCTGCACAAAATGCAATTAAGAATTTACAAGATGGAGACATCCTACTATTAGACAACCTAAGACTGTGTGCTGAAGAAAATTATGAATTCAAACCAGAAAATGCAGCTAAAACAATCATGGTAACGCGGTTAGCCAAATTATTTGATCTTGTAGTATTGGATTCCTTTCCTAGTGCCCACAGATCACATCCATCAATTGTTGGATTTGCACAAGTACTTCCTGCATGTGCAGGAAGAATTGTAGAGCGAGAAGTTAGAAATCTAGATGAAATAATGACTGTAGCCAAGGCACCACACGTGATTGTACTTGGAGGCTCCAAAGTAATAGACAGACTGGAGGCAATCAAGCAACTAATTCAAAATGGCAGGGCAGACCATGTTTTGCTAACTGGACTAATTGGAAATGTGTTCATGAGAGCACAGGCCAGAATAAAATCACCGTTAGGAATTAAACGAGAAGATGAAGTAGTAGCAAAAGCACATGCATTAATTGGTGAATATCCAGATGTTTTTGCTACTCCTGTAGATATTGCAATTGACAAAGATGGTGAGAGAATCGAGATGGACGTAAGAGAGATGGGAAAAGGTGATAAAATTTATGATTTGGGTCCAAAAACTGTAGAGTATTATTCAAAATTAATTTCAGGTGCAGGAACTGTATTTTTTAGTGGTCCAGCAGGATTTTTTGAAAAAGAAAGATTCAGGTATGGAACAAAAGAACTACTAAATGCAGTTGCAAATTCAATGGCCACTACAATTGTCAGCGGAGGCCATTTAACTACAGCATTAAAACAACAAGGATTAGCTGACAAGATTGATCATGTAAGCACTGCAGGCGGAGCTTTGGTCTTGTATCTTACAGGAGAAAAATTACCAATGATTAAAGCTCTTGAAGAGGCTGCAATAAAATATCGTTCTAAATAG
- a CDS encoding phosphatase PAP2 family protein, protein MQNWIFDIRSRSFVLLTILFLILTTLVYYGITESFDQSVIEYFSQNVGNTSLDLFMQYVTESGEALWMLGFGILMLVIPKTRRIGITLMILIVLSTLLTGYIKCGVDRERPDFEYEGAPFPVPISKDTFALFCEGGYDASFPSGHAARSVIFAIILGYALSERFPRGAYLMFLYPVMISISRIYVLQHYPMDVIGGAVIGVMLAGVLAKRTKLYKFFEKSKT, encoded by the coding sequence TTGCAAAATTGGATTTTTGATATTAGGTCACGTTCATTTGTATTACTGACAATATTATTTCTGATTTTAACTACGCTTGTTTACTATGGGATAACTGAGAGTTTTGATCAAAGTGTAATAGAATATTTTTCTCAAAATGTAGGTAATACTTCACTAGACCTCTTTATGCAGTATGTTACTGAAAGTGGTGAAGCTCTTTGGATGTTAGGATTTGGAATACTGATGTTGGTTATTCCAAAAACAAGAAGAATCGGAATAACCCTGATGATTTTGATTGTACTCTCTACACTTCTAACTGGATATATCAAATGTGGGGTAGATAGAGAAAGACCTGATTTTGAATACGAGGGTGCTCCATTCCCAGTTCCAATTAGCAAGGATACATTTGCTTTATTTTGTGAGGGTGGCTATGACGCATCTTTTCCATCTGGGCACGCTGCAAGATCTGTGATATTTGCGATAATCTTAGGTTATGCCTTATCTGAACGATTTCCACGTGGTGCTTATTTGATGTTCTTGTATCCTGTCATGATATCTATTAGCAGAATCTATGTTTTACAACACTATCCAATGGATGTGATTGGTGGGGCAGTAATTGGTGTGATGCTTGCAGGTGTATTGGCAAAGAGAACAAAATTATACAAATTTTTTGAAAAATCAAAAACCTAA
- a CDS encoding ATPase V — MASLEKLVVKLRQKKQEATKLRKKAEQQLKEFRSAERRSLSSLNTIDKKIESAKEDTSDLSDVLTQKTAQIESIERLVNAAQERLVREKEVLEQVQQEIEFSDNPEEKQNAEARLRSINDRIEELNSEIKNRQKTAKKISDEVAKYSAIKSKIATKIQKQSQSKPSLRETMASSRKEAAKLVKELERRIKAEESAKNALDKVSTKLQELLDKRKTAKKRPAKKKTAAKKRPAKKKTASKKRPAKKKTAAKKRPAKKKTASKKRPAKKKTAAKKRPAKKKTAAKKRPAKKKTAAKKRPAKKKTAAKKRPAKKKRR, encoded by the coding sequence TTGGCATCATTAGAAAAATTAGTAGTAAAACTACGCCAAAAGAAACAAGAGGCAACAAAGCTTAGAAAAAAGGCTGAACAGCAACTCAAAGAGTTCCGTTCTGCAGAAAGACGATCTTTATCATCATTAAATACAATTGATAAAAAAATTGAATCCGCCAAAGAAGACACATCTGATCTTTCAGATGTTCTTACTCAAAAAACTGCTCAGATAGAGAGTATTGAGAGATTGGTTAATGCTGCCCAAGAACGACTAGTCAGAGAAAAAGAAGTACTTGAGCAAGTTCAACAAGAAATAGAATTTTCAGATAATCCCGAGGAAAAACAGAATGCTGAGGCTAGATTACGCTCAATTAATGATCGAATTGAAGAGCTTAATTCTGAGATTAAAAATAGGCAAAAAACTGCTAAAAAAATATCTGATGAAGTTGCAAAATATTCTGCAATTAAATCCAAGATTGCAACAAAAATTCAAAAACAATCACAATCAAAACCCTCCTTACGAGAAACTATGGCTTCTAGTAGAAAAGAAGCAGCAAAACTTGTAAAAGAATTAGAACGACGTATCAAAGCAGAAGAATCTGCAAAAAATGCATTAGATAAGGTCTCTACAAAACTTCAGGAATTATTAGATAAACGAAAAACAGCTAAAAAGAGACCAGCAAAAAAGAAAACTGCAGCTAAAAAGAGACCAGCAAAAAAGAAAACTGCATCTAAAAAGAGACCAGCAAAAAAGAAAACTGCAGCTAAAAAGAGACCAGCAAAAAAGAAAACTGCATCTAAAAAGAGACCAGCAAAAAAGAAAACTGCAGCTAAAAAGAGACCAGCAAAAAAGAAAACTGCAGCTAAAAAGAGACCAGCAAAAAAGAAAACTGCAGCTAAAAAGAGACCAGCAAAAAAGAAAACTGCAGCTAAAAAGAGACCAGCAAAAAAGAAAAGAAGATAG
- a CDS encoding DNA-binding protein, with protein sequence MAEFIPISQAKKMRSGVNVDAEVKSKGDPRTVNLKSGGTVDVCDAIISNGETEDDQMKLTLWGDDIKAVNVGDRVVITNGYTNEFKGEVSLTKGKFGQMEINPQ encoded by the coding sequence ATGGCAGAATTCATACCAATTTCACAAGCAAAAAAAATGCGAAGTGGGGTTAACGTAGACGCCGAAGTAAAGAGCAAAGGAGACCCAAGAACTGTGAATCTCAAAAGCGGAGGAACAGTGGATGTCTGTGATGCAATAATTTCTAACGGTGAGACTGAAGATGACCAAATGAAACTCACATTGTGGGGTGACGATATCAAAGCAGTAAATGTTGGAGATAGAGTTGTCATTACTAATGGATATACAAATGAGTTTAAAGGAGAAGTATCTCTAACCAAAGGCAAATTTGGTCAGATGGAGATCAATCCTCAATAA